The following is a genomic window from Fusobacterium perfoetens.
CTCACTACTTAATGCAATGTTTAAAAGCAAAAGAGTTATTTGAAAGAGATAAAGATTATTTAATCAGAGAAAATGAAGTAGTAATAATAGACGAATTTACAGGAAGAGCTTTAGAGGGAAGAAGATATTCTGACGGTCTTCACCAAGCAATCGAAGCTAAAGAGGGAGTAAAAATAGCTGGAGAAAACCAAACTCTTGCATCTATCACTTTACAAAACTACTTTAGAACGTATGAAAAACTTTCTGGTATGACAGGTACAGCTGAAACAGAAGCTACTGAGTTTATGTTTATCTATGGATTAGCTGTTGTAATTATCCCTACAAATAAACCAGTTATAAGAAAAGACAACGGAGATATAATCTACAAAACTCATGAAGAAAAAATCGAAGCTATCGTTGCAAAAATAAAAGAACTTTATGATAAAGGACAACCAGTATTAGTTGGTACAATCACTATTCAAGGTTCAGAACTTTTATCAAACGAATTAAAAAAATTAAATATACCTCACAATGTATTAAATGCTAAGTTCCACGAAAAAGAAGCTGAAATCGTTGCTCAAGCAGGAAGATACAAAGCTGTAACTATTGCTACAAACATGGCAGGTAGAGGGACTGACATAATGCTTGGAGGAAATCCAGAATTTATGGCAAAATCAGTTGCTAAATCACAAGAAGAATATGATGAGTTATTAGGAAAATATAGAACTCAATGTGAAGAAGAAAAAGAAAAAGTAAAATCACTTGGAGGATTATATATTCTTGGAACTGAAAGACACGAATCAAGAAGAATTGATAACCAATTGAGAGGAAGATCTGGAAGACAAGGAGACCCAGGAGAATCTCAATTCTATCTATCTCTTGAAGATGATTTAATGAAACTATTCGGTTCTGACAGAGTAAAAACTGTTATGGAAAAATTAGGAATGGAAAGAGGAGAACAAATCACTCATAGAATGATAACAAAAGCTATTGAGAACGCTCAAAAGAAAGTTGAATCAAGAAACTTTGGAATCAGAAAATCTTTACTTGAATTTGACGACGTAATGAACAAACAAAGAGAGGCAATCTATGCAAGTAGAAATGAAGCTCTTTCTAAAGATGACTTAAAAGAAACAATAATTGCAATGCTAAGAGGAAGTATCCAATCAGCAGTAATCGAAAGATTTGTTGGAGAATATAAAGAAGAGTGGGATATAAAAGGTCTTGCTGAATTCTTAGAAGAAAAATATGGATATGTAATAGAAAACTTAGATGATTATAAAGCTTATGGTATTGAAGAATATGCCGATAAATTAGCTGATGAGTTAGAAGCAAAATATAACGAAAAAGAAGCAGAAATCACTCCAGAAATAATGAGACAAATTGAAAAATATGTTTTATTAGAAGTTGTTGATAACAGATGGAGAGAACACCTTAAAGCTCTAGATGGTTTAAGAGAGGGAATTTACTTAAGATCTTATGGACAAAGAGACCCTATCGTTGAATATAAATTACTTTCTGGAGATTTATATGGAAAAATGCTAGAAACAATAAAAAGAGAAACAACTTCTTATATGTTTAAAGTAATGGTAAGAAATCCAGAAGACGAGGCTAAAATAGAACAAGTTGAAGTTGAGGATTTAACAAAAGAAGAAGATAACGTAAATATTGGTGGACCAGATAATCCAGACGCACCTTGTGCTTGTGGAAGTGGAAAACCTTATAATAGATGTTGCGGAAGATAAAAAAGAAACTAATAAAGGTATGGTGATAAAATGAAAAAAGCTTTACTAATAATGTCAGTTTTAGTTTTAGGTGCTTGTAGCTCTCTAAAAAATAACGAAAGACAAGTTACAACAGATGAGATGAAAAACTGGGAACAAACTATATCAAAAGCTGTAGTAGAAAGTGCTTATATATCAGATGAATATGGAAATGAAGATCCAATCTATTACTTAAGAAAAACTGGTAAAATGTCAGAAAAAGATTTTAACTTCTTAAGTACACTAACTACTAAAAAAGAGATGGACGAGGAAGATATAGAAAAATTCCAAAAACTTTTAAATAAATATCCAAATAAAATAGATAGAAAATTCTTCTTAGAAGATACTAACTTAAAAAATCCAAAAGGATTAGTTGATAAAATGGTAGCAGATTCTCGTCTTAGAATGGCTAACCCATCAAACCACATAGCAACTCAAGTGGCTAGTGAAGAAGAGTGGCAAGATATAGTTACTCTTTCTCAAAAATCTGATTTAGATGAAAAAGATACTAAAAAATTAAGAAAACTTTTAAATAAATTTATAAAAAGAAAAGAGTTCTTTGATGAAAGAAGTTGGTACGGAGCTGAGATCTCTGAAAGATTAGAAGAGATAGTAGGAAAAGCAAAAGTTGGATATGAAGATAAAAAACAACTTAACAATATAAATGCAAAAGCATTATACATAGCTTATCCTGATTATTTATCACCATTAGAAAGATGGAAAGATTAATTTAGATGGCGTCTTCAAGACGCCATTTTTTGATGAAAAACCAATAAATCACTTTAAAATTTTAGTAAAAAATGGTAAAATCTATATAAGTATATAAATAAGACACAAATGGGTAGAAGAAAGGAGAACTTTTATGATTATAGTAACTGGAGCAGCAGGATTTATAGGAAGTGCTTTTATATGGAAATTAAATGAAATGGGAATAAATGATATCTTAGCTGTTGACAAAATGAGAACTGAGGATAAATGGTTAAACTTAAGAAAAAGAGATTATGCTGATTGGGTAGATAGAGATGATCTTTTTGCTTGGTTAGAAGATCCAGAAAATGCTAAAAAAATAACAGGAGTTGCTCACTTTGGAGCTTGTTCAGCTACAACTGAAAAAGATGGAGATTATTTAATGAGCAATAACTATGGATATACAAAAAAATTATGGGAGTTCTGTGCAAAACAAAATATAAACTTTGTAAATGCTTCATCAGCAGCAACTTATGGAGCTGGAGAGTTAGGATATGATGATGATATATCTGTAGAAGAATACAAAAAACTTATGCCATTAAATAAATATGGATATTCAAAAAAATTATTTGATGACTGGTCATTTAAACAAACAAAAACTCCAAAACAATGGATAAGCTGTAAATTCTTTAATGTTTATGGACCACAAGAATATCATAAAGGAAGAATGGCGTCAATGGTATTCCATACATTTAACCAATATAAAGAAAATGGAAAAGTAAAACTTTTTAAATCTCATAAAGAGGGATTTGGTGACGGAGGACAACTTAGAGATTTCGTTTATATAAAAGATATTGTTGATGTATTATATTTCTTCTTAACTGAAAAAGTAGAATCTGGAGTATACAATCTTGGAACTGGAGAGGCTAGAAGTTTTAGAGATCTGTCAATGGCTACTATGGAGGCAGCTGCTGGTAAAAAACTAAATGAAAAAGAAGTTATTGAATATGTTCCTATGCCAGAAGATTTAAGAGGAAAATATCAATATTATACAAAAGCTGAGATGGCTAAACTTGCAAGAACTGGTTATAATAAAAAATTCCATACTCTAGAAGAGGGAGTTTATGACTATGTTGTAAATTACCTTGCAAAAGAAGACCCATATCTATAGGAGGAAGTTTTAGATGAATCCATTTTTACTAGTAATAATTCTTGGGATAGTAGAAGGAGTTACAGAATTTTTGCCAGTTAGTAGTACTGGACATATGATTTTAGTGGAGAAATTTATAAACAGTCCCTATGTAACAAAAGCTTTTATGGATAACTTTTTGATAATAGTTCAACTTGGAGCGATACTTTCTGTTGTAATTTATTTCTGGAATGATATTCACCCTTTTGTAAAATCAAGAGAGGTCTTTGCTCAAAGATTAAATCTTTGGAGTAAAGTTATAGTTGGAGTTATACCAGCAGGAGTTTTAGGACTTTTATTAGATGATTATATTACAGAGTTTTTCTTAGGAAATACAACAGTAGTAGCGATTACTCTTATTCTTTATGGAATAATTTTCTGTTTCATCGAGGGAAAAATAAAAAAAGCTAATCCAATAACAAAGATAGAAGATATACCTTATAAATTAGCACTAGCTGTTGGATTTTTCCAATGCCTTGCTATGATACCAGGGACATCTCGTTCAGGTTCAACAATAATCGGTGCATTACTACTTGGACTTGCTAAAGGAGTAGCAGCAGAATTTTCATTTTTCTTAGCAATCCCAACAATGATGGGAGCTACACTTTTAAAAGTTGTAAAAAATGGTCTATCTTTTACACCATTAGAGTGGCAACTATTAGGAATAGGTTTTGTAGTATCTTTTATAGTTGCTTATGTAGTAATAAAATGGTTTATGGGATATATCAAAACTAAAACTTTTAGATTATTTGGAATATACAGAATAATATTAGGAATATTGGTTTTATTATTTTTAAGATAATAAAATTTTAAATATTGGGAAGGAGAATCTATGAATAAAGAGATTTTTTTGGAAATGATAGCTAAGGGAAGAACTTACAAAGTAACCGACATTCATTTATCAGTAGATGAATTTCCAATTTTTAGGGTAAATGATAAAATATATAGATTTGAAGAGTATGAGGCTCTTACAAAAGAGGGGATTGAATCACTAGCTGAGGAGATTTTAACTTTTGAAGAGAGAGAAAGATTAGATGAAGAAAAAGAGATAGATCTGTCTTTTAGAGATTTAAGTGGAAATTGTAGAATAAATATATTTTACGAAAGGGGAAATCTTTCTTTTGCAGTAAGAATCATAAGAGATGAAATTCCTACAATAGAGGAGTTAAATCTAAGTGTAAAAGTAAATGATTTCTTTGATGAAAGACAAGGTTTAATAATTGTCTGTGGAAAAACAAGCTCTGGAAAAACTAGCACAATATCAGCTATGCTTAATAAATACAACAATGAAAATTGTTATAATATTTTAACATTGGAAGATCCTATCGAATATATTCACAAGAATAATAAATCTATAATAAGACAAAGAGAGATAGGAAAAGATGTAAAAAGTTATAAAGAGGGAATAAAATCAGCTCTAAGACAAAATGTAGATGTTATTATGATTGGAGAGTTAAGAGATAGAGAAAGCGTAGAAATGGCTTTAACTGCTGCTGAGACTGGTCACATTGTAATTACAACTCTACATTCAAACAGTGTAATTGATACAGTAGATAGACTTATTGGAATGTTTGGAGAGGAAAAAAGAGATTTTATCCAAAGACTTGTGGCATTAAATCTTATAGGAGTTATTCATCAAGAGTTTACAACTGGTATAGATGATGAGGCTCAACCTATAAAAGTTCCTATTTGTGAGATAATGTATATGAATAGTGGTATACAAAATCTTATAAAAAATGGAAAAATTTCACAAATATCTTCATTTATAGATGTCAGTGGAAGAAAAGGAATGCTTAATAAACAAGAATCTATAAAAGAACTTTATAGAGCTAAAAGATTTACAACTGAGCAATTTGAAAAAGAGATTAAAAATTTAAGAAAGATTTAATAGGAGTATGATTTGGAAATAAGATTGGACTTTGAGGCAAAGGAAAATACCATATATGAGTTTAAAAAAGTTCTTTTGCCTGAAGAAGATATAGATATTTTAGAGGTAAAGACCATAGAAGAAACTAAAGATTATATATCTTTGGAACTTTCTTGTGGAAATAGAAAAAAAATCTTTACTTTAAAAAATTATACAGATAGAATGGTAGACCAAAAAACAGTTATGGTAAAGGCTGGACTTTTACTTTTGTTTGATAAAGTTTATCCTTGGGGGGCTTTGGTTGGTGTTAGACCTACAAAACTTATAAGAAGATATCTTATTATGGGGTATACTTATGATGAGATTGATGAGATTTTAGAAAAACTTTATTTTGTGTTTCCTGAAAAAAGAAAACTTCTTATAGAGGTAGTGAAAAAAGAAAATGAATACCTAAACCCAAAAGGTATAAATATGTATGTAGGTATTCCTTACTGCCCTACAAGATGTAAATATTGTTCTTTCGCCTCATACGAGATAAATAGCAAACTTGGTAACTATTATGACGATTTTGTAAAAACTCTTATTGAGGAGATAAGACTTACTGGTGAGATGCTAAAAGATAAAGATGTAAAGATAGAATCTTTATATTTTGGTGGAGGTACACCAAGTATCTTAAAAGAAAAAGATCTAAAAGATATCTTAGAGGAACTTTATAAAAATATAGATCTTAGTCATTTAAAAGAATTTACATTCGAGGCTGGAAGAGAGGATACTCTTACGAAAGAAAAGTTAGAAATATTAAAAGAGATGAAAGTGGATAGAGTAAGTCTTAATCCACAGACTTTTAATGAAAAAGTTTTGAAAGAGCTTAATAGAAATTTTGATAAAAAACATTTTGATGAGATGTTTAGAGAGATAAAAAAACTTGGTTTTGTGGTAAATATGGACTTTATAATCGGTCTTCCGGGAGAGAGTGTTGAGGATATACTAAATACTTTTGAAACTGTAAAGGGATATGATATAGATAATCTTACTATACATTTCTTAGCTATAAAAAATGGTTCAACTCTTATTAAAAATAAATATAGAATAACTGAGATTGAAAGCCAAAGAATAGAGGATAAAATAAGAGAGGTAGTAGAGGAAAAAAATCTGAAACCATATTATCTATACAGACAAAAAAATAGTATGAACTGGGGAGAAAATCTTGGTTACTCTATTGAGGGAAAAGAATCTATATTTAATATAGAGATGATAGAGGAAAATCAATCAACTATCGGTCTTGGTGGAGGAGCTATCAGTAAAAAAGTAGAGATGATAGACGAAACAAGATTTTCAATAGTTAGATATATAAATCCAAAAGACCCATATATGTATATCTGTGAATTAAAAGACAGAATGAAACAAAAAGAGGAGTTATTTAAGAATTTATAAAAGGGGGAACATATGAAAAAAATCTATTTATTAATATGTAACTTTTTTATTATATTTTCTCTAGCTTTTTCACTGCAAAGTGAATACAAAGTAATCTATAGCGATAAAGGTTCAGGAAAACTTGATATCAATATTGCAAAACAAGAGGATATGTTAAAAGCTGGAGTGGCACCAAGTTATGTTTCAAAGATAATAAGTTTTAGAGATAAAAAAGGTGGCATAGAATCTCTTGATGAGCTTGATAGAATAAATGGTATAGGTAAGAAAACTTGTAAAAAACTTGAAAAATATTTTTTCGTAGGAGATAATTACAAGATAAATCCCCTTAAAATTAATAAAGCTGATGAAACTTTATTAAAATATTATGGCTTTTCAAAAGAGGAGATAAAGGCTATCCAAAAACTTAAAAAAGAAAATAAATATATAAGAAATAATATAGAATTAAGAAAAATTTTATCTAAAAAAAGCTATAACAAATACAAAGACTTATTTAGATATGATAGATATTAGGAGGAAAAATTGAAAAGTAGAATAATAAGAGGAGTTAGTAAAAACGCTAGATTTTTTGTAATAAACTCAACAGATGTAGTACAAAAGGCTTTAGAAATTCATAAATGTAGTCCAACAGCAATCGCTGGTTTTGGAAGATTTTTAACAGCAGGTCTTATAATGGGAGCATCACTTAAAGGAGATGATAAACTTTCTCTTATAACTGATACAGATGGACCAGTTAATAATATGGTTGTAACAGCAGACGCAAATGGTCATATAAAAGGATATTTATCGAATCCACAAGCTGATTTACCATTAAAACCAATAGTAAATCAACCAGATGTGGCAAACTTAATCGGAAAAGGAAGTCTTAGAGTAATAAAAGATATGGGACTTAAAGAACCATACTGCGGATTATCTGAAATTCAAACTGGAGAGATTGCAACAGACATAGCTTATTATTATGTAACTTCTGAACAAACTCCAACAGTAATCGCTTTAGGAGTAGATCTTCAAGATGAAAAAACTGTAAGATCAGCTGGTGGATATATGGTACAACTATTCCCGGGAGCTGACGAAAAATTTATAGATCTTTTAGAGGCAAAAATAAAAGCTATAAGAAATGTTACAGAACTTTTCAAAGGTGGAATGGACTTAGAAAGAATAGTAAAACTTCTATATGAAGATATGAGTGATGAAACTTATCAAAAACTTGTAGAAGATTATGAAATCTTAGAAGAGAGAGAAGTATCATATTACTGTGATTGTAATAAAGAAAAATATTATAAAGGTCTAATCACTCTTGGAAAAGAAGAGATATTAAATCTTTTAGAAGAACTTGATGGAACAATAGAAACTGAATGTCACTTCTGTGGTAAAAAATATCAATTCACTAAAGAGGATTTTAAAGAGTTTTTAGAAAGCAAATAGTATTGACATATTTAAAAAAAAGATGTTATACTGTTAAAGTGTTAAAAATATAAAAAATATAGATATAGCACATCAAATATGGTGTGCTTTTTAAAAAATATCAAAAAAAAGGAGATGAGATGTCGTTACATTTATTTCATAGTCCAGTTGAAGCTATTGAGGTTATAATAAAAGGAAATTTAAAAAAAGTTTATGGAGAGATAGAGAAAGTATTCTTAACAGGGATACTTGGTGGAGTTTTTATAGGAGTAGCTGGTATAGGTCAGATTTCTATAATTCAAAATGTTAATCCTGCCAATGAAAGTTTGATGAAGTTTATAGGAGCAGCGGTGTTTCCAGTAGGACTTATTCTTTGTTTATTGCTTGGAGGAACTCTTTTTACAGGAAACTGTCTACTGTTTGTAAATTATTTTAAAAAAGACATTACTCTTAAACAGATATGGAAAAATTTATCAATCACTTGGGTAGGAAACTTCATAGGTGGAGCTGGAGTGGCATTAATAAGTTATCTAGCTGGAATGTTTGACCCAATAACAATGCAAAATACAGTAGTAAATATTGCAACAGGAAAACTGGCTTTAAGTTTTTCAAAATGTATTTTCAGTGGATTTCTTTGTAATATATTGGTTATAGCAGGGATTTGGCTTTCGACTTCTTCAAAGGATTCAGCAGGAAAGTTCTATGGTTGTTGGTTTCCTATAATGCTTTTCGTAATAAGTGGATATCAACACGTAGTTGCTAATATGTTTATAATAACTATGGCAAAATTAGTTTCACCAGAATCTATTAATTTTTTAGGAAGTTTTGTAAGTCATTTTTTACCAGTTACAATAGGAAATTTTTTATCAGGAGGAATAGTTTTTCCAATGGTATTTTATTATCTATATGTTCACAAAAAGTAAAAAAAATGAGGAAAATTTATGAAGAGGAAAATATTAAATAGTTTTGTAGCTATGGGGATAATTTTTTATTTAGGTGGTTGTACATCTTTAAAAAATTATTTTGGCAAGAGAGATATAAAAAGTGCTACTACAATTTACAATAAAGAGGGGATAACTCTTAATGGTGTAAAAAAATTAGCTGACGGAATAGAGGCAATCCCTGATTCACAAGAGGGTCTATCACTTTTTAATGTTCAGTTTACTGAGATAATATCTGAAAAAAATCGGATACTAAAGAAAGAAAAAATATCAAAAGAGGATATAGAAAAACTTACAATCTTTATCTACATAGGAGAAAAAGCTGGAGAGCTAGTTGGAAAAGTTCCAAATATAGTTTTTAATAGAGAGAAGTATCTAAATTCTAAAAAAGAGATAATAAATAGATTTGAAAGATATATTTTAGATGAAGATTATAATACTTATTCAAGAGAGGATAAAATTAGAAAAATAAAAGAGTGTAAACACATTCTAAAATATGTATCAAGTCCTAAGATTTATACTCAGAAACTTAAATTAGAAGAGGAAGTAACTATTGATGTATCTATTGTTTCTACTAGACTTGGGTATGACACTCTTTCAAATGTAATCAGAGGAGAGCTATATAAACTTTCAACAGAGAATAAAAATCTTTTATTAGATGATTATATCTATTTTAGAGGTTATGGAAAAGATAGCGAAACAGATTATCTTGTAGAATTAGAACTTTTTAAAGAAAATGTCTATACTAAGAGAGTAGCTATAGAAGAAAATGAAAATAAA
Proteins encoded in this region:
- the rfaD gene encoding ADP-glyceromanno-heptose 6-epimerase; the encoded protein is MIIVTGAAGFIGSAFIWKLNEMGINDILAVDKMRTEDKWLNLRKRDYADWVDRDDLFAWLEDPENAKKITGVAHFGACSATTEKDGDYLMSNNYGYTKKLWEFCAKQNINFVNASSAATYGAGELGYDDDISVEEYKKLMPLNKYGYSKKLFDDWSFKQTKTPKQWISCKFFNVYGPQEYHKGRMASMVFHTFNQYKENGKVKLFKSHKEGFGDGGQLRDFVYIKDIVDVLYFFLTEKVESGVYNLGTGEARSFRDLSMATMEAAAGKKLNEKEVIEYVPMPEDLRGKYQYYTKAEMAKLARTGYNKKFHTLEEGVYDYVVNYLAKEDPYL
- a CDS encoding formate/nitrite transporter family protein, whose amino-acid sequence is MSLHLFHSPVEAIEVIIKGNLKKVYGEIEKVFLTGILGGVFIGVAGIGQISIIQNVNPANESLMKFIGAAVFPVGLILCLLLGGTLFTGNCLLFVNYFKKDITLKQIWKNLSITWVGNFIGGAGVALISYLAGMFDPITMQNTVVNIATGKLALSFSKCIFSGFLCNILVIAGIWLSTSSKDSAGKFYGCWFPIMLFVISGYQHVVANMFIITMAKLVSPESINFLGSFVSHFLPVTIGNFLSGGIVFPMVFYYLYVHKK
- a CDS encoding undecaprenyl-diphosphate phosphatase, giving the protein MNPFLLVIILGIVEGVTEFLPVSSTGHMILVEKFINSPYVTKAFMDNFLIIVQLGAILSVVIYFWNDIHPFVKSREVFAQRLNLWSKVIVGVIPAGVLGLLLDDYITEFFLGNTTVVAITLILYGIIFCFIEGKIKKANPITKIEDIPYKLALAVGFFQCLAMIPGTSRSGSTIIGALLLGLAKGVAAEFSFFLAIPTMMGATLLKVVKNGLSFTPLEWQLLGIGFVVSFIVAYVVIKWFMGYIKTKTFRLFGIYRIILGILVLLFLR
- a CDS encoding type IV pilus twitching motility protein PilT, with the translated sequence MNKEIFLEMIAKGRTYKVTDIHLSVDEFPIFRVNDKIYRFEEYEALTKEGIESLAEEILTFEERERLDEEKEIDLSFRDLSGNCRINIFYERGNLSFAVRIIRDEIPTIEELNLSVKVNDFFDERQGLIIVCGKTSSGKTSTISAMLNKYNNENCYNILTLEDPIEYIHKNNKSIIRQREIGKDVKSYKEGIKSALRQNVDVIMIGELRDRESVEMALTAAETGHIVITTLHSNSVIDTVDRLIGMFGEEKRDFIQRLVALNLIGVIHQEFTTGIDDEAQPIKVPICEIMYMNSGIQNLIKNGKISQISSFIDVSGRKGMLNKQESIKELYRAKRFTTEQFEKEIKNLRKI
- the hslO gene encoding Hsp33 family molecular chaperone HslO, with product MKSRIIRGVSKNARFFVINSTDVVQKALEIHKCSPTAIAGFGRFLTAGLIMGASLKGDDKLSLITDTDGPVNNMVVTADANGHIKGYLSNPQADLPLKPIVNQPDVANLIGKGSLRVIKDMGLKEPYCGLSEIQTGEIATDIAYYYVTSEQTPTVIALGVDLQDEKTVRSAGGYMVQLFPGADEKFIDLLEAKIKAIRNVTELFKGGMDLERIVKLLYEDMSDETYQKLVEDYEILEEREVSYYCDCNKEKYYKGLITLGKEEILNLLEELDGTIETECHFCGKKYQFTKEDFKEFLESK
- a CDS encoding coproporphyrinogen III oxidase, which gives rise to MEIRLDFEAKENTIYEFKKVLLPEEDIDILEVKTIEETKDYISLELSCGNRKKIFTLKNYTDRMVDQKTVMVKAGLLLLFDKVYPWGALVGVRPTKLIRRYLIMGYTYDEIDEILEKLYFVFPEKRKLLIEVVKKENEYLNPKGINMYVGIPYCPTRCKYCSFASYEINSKLGNYYDDFVKTLIEEIRLTGEMLKDKDVKIESLYFGGGTPSILKEKDLKDILEELYKNIDLSHLKEFTFEAGREDTLTKEKLEILKEMKVDRVSLNPQTFNEKVLKELNRNFDKKHFDEMFREIKKLGFVVNMDFIIGLPGESVEDILNTFETVKGYDIDNLTIHFLAIKNGSTLIKNKYRITEIESQRIEDKIREVVEEKNLKPYYLYRQKNSMNWGENLGYSIEGKESIFNIEMIEENQSTIGLGGGAISKKVEMIDETRFSIVRYINPKDPYMYICELKDRMKQKEELFKNL
- a CDS encoding ComEA family DNA-binding protein, which gives rise to MKKIYLLICNFFIIFSLAFSLQSEYKVIYSDKGSGKLDINIAKQEDMLKAGVAPSYVSKIISFRDKKGGIESLDELDRINGIGKKTCKKLEKYFFVGDNYKINPLKINKADETLLKYYGFSKEEIKAIQKLKKENKYIRNNIELRKILSKKSYNKYKDLFRYDRY
- the secA gene encoding preprotein translocase subunit SecA encodes the protein MITGLLKMIFGTKNDREIKRIQKKVKMINALEGDYSKLTDEELKAKTEEFKARLAKGETLDDLLVEAFAVVREASKRVLGMRHYDVQLIGGIVLHEGKITEMKTGEGKTLVATCPVYLNALTGKGVHIITVNDYLAKRDKEQMGRVYEFLGLTTGVILNGLENEERKKAYQADVTYGTNSEFGFDYLRDNMVGRLEDKVQRKLNFCIVDEVDSILIDEARTPLIISGAAENTAKLYQTFYKIATFLERSRETEKITDVKKKKEMNIPDEVWKDYEVDEKAKNIVLTEKGIKRVEQMLNIENLYSPETIELTHYLMQCLKAKELFERDKDYLIRENEVVIIDEFTGRALEGRRYSDGLHQAIEAKEGVKIAGENQTLASITLQNYFRTYEKLSGMTGTAETEATEFMFIYGLAVVIIPTNKPVIRKDNGDIIYKTHEEKIEAIVAKIKELYDKGQPVLVGTITIQGSELLSNELKKLNIPHNVLNAKFHEKEAEIVAQAGRYKAVTIATNMAGRGTDIMLGGNPEFMAKSVAKSQEEYDELLGKYRTQCEEEKEKVKSLGGLYILGTERHESRRIDNQLRGRSGRQGDPGESQFYLSLEDDLMKLFGSDRVKTVMEKLGMERGEQITHRMITKAIENAQKKVESRNFGIRKSLLEFDDVMNKQREAIYASRNEALSKDDLKETIIAMLRGSIQSAVIERFVGEYKEEWDIKGLAEFLEEKYGYVIENLDDYKAYGIEEYADKLADELEAKYNEKEAEITPEIMRQIEKYVLLEVVDNRWREHLKALDGLREGIYLRSYGQRDPIVEYKLLSGDLYGKMLETIKRETTSYMFKVMVRNPEDEAKIEQVEVEDLTKEEDNVNIGGPDNPDAPCACGSGKPYNRCCGR